A genome region from Brooklawnia propionicigenes includes the following:
- a CDS encoding LacI family DNA-binding transcriptional regulator has protein sequence MDKPGSADKAVTIYDVAKAAGVSPSTVSRAFSRPGRVSARTAAHIHEVAAELGYRVPQVVKTEAARQSKMLGISATDITNPFFFGIIRGAEHVALAEDYSIILADSQENDELERRLSDRTMPLVDGMIVATSRLPDSFLRNAAKTAPVVSLNRLVPGLPSVITDNARGMRRALEHLAELGHRRVAYVSGPTNSWADGARERAFREGCYELDLMDHRVGPTAPTVRGGMGILPQIREQHVTAVICFNDVVAVGVMRAAKMAGVQVPHELSVVGIDNVFVADLVSPGLTTIASPLTLLGERAARTVIALANGQEPETSADRPSVLPMRLIVRESTGPAPRR, from the coding sequence GTGGATAAGCCGGGCTCAGCAGACAAGGCCGTGACCATCTACGATGTCGCAAAGGCCGCTGGGGTAAGCCCGTCGACCGTCTCGCGGGCCTTCTCTCGTCCTGGACGGGTCAGTGCCCGGACGGCAGCTCACATTCACGAGGTGGCCGCCGAGCTGGGCTACCGAGTGCCGCAGGTCGTCAAGACCGAGGCAGCCCGGCAATCGAAGATGCTGGGCATCAGCGCCACCGACATCACGAACCCCTTCTTCTTCGGCATCATTCGCGGCGCCGAACATGTTGCTCTGGCCGAGGATTACTCGATCATCCTGGCCGACTCGCAGGAGAATGACGAGCTGGAGCGCCGGCTGTCCGATCGGACGATGCCGCTGGTCGACGGCATGATCGTCGCCACGTCGCGGCTGCCCGACTCCTTCTTGCGCAATGCCGCGAAAACCGCCCCGGTTGTTTCCCTGAACCGGCTGGTGCCAGGCCTGCCCAGCGTGATCACGGACAATGCCCGGGGGATGCGGCGGGCATTGGAACATCTGGCGGAGTTGGGTCACCGGCGGGTGGCCTATGTCAGCGGGCCGACCAACTCGTGGGCTGACGGCGCCCGGGAACGAGCGTTCCGTGAGGGCTGTTATGAGCTCGATCTGATGGATCATCGGGTAGGTCCGACAGCGCCGACCGTGCGCGGTGGGATGGGCATCCTGCCGCAGATCCGCGAGCAGCATGTCACGGCAGTGATCTGCTTCAACGATGTGGTGGCCGTCGGCGTGATGCGCGCTGCGAAGATGGCCGGAGTGCAGGTGCCCCACGAGTTGTCGGTCGTGGGTATTGACAATGTCTTCGTCGCCGACCTGGTGAGTCCGGGGCTGACCACGATCGCGTCGCCGCTCACCCTGCTGGGGGAGCGCGCCGCGCGGACGGTGATCGCGCTGGCCAACGGCCAGGAGCCGGAGACCAGCGCCGATCGTCCGTCGGTCTTGCCGATGCGGCTGATCGTCCGCGAATCGACCGGTCCAGCGCCCCGACGCTGA
- a CDS encoding mannitol dehydrogenase family protein → MSRILNRAQDGRPAAPIRIVHLGIGNFTRAHQAWYTEHASDADQWGIAGFPGRTTLRPRVSPRDDALDAQEGLYQLDIQAPEGDRVEVISSISASFRSHDIESWMTLFADPQVVIVTSTITEAGYCRNPQGDLDLGNPELIADLDKLKSGQLDEPVFTGPAKFVRGLLARRAAGAGAITFVPCDNVPENGTMAETVIRQAADYVDASLLEWIDENVGFVTTMVDRITPHTSEEDAARVAELTGIVDPGLVVCEPFAEWVLAGEFKAGHPDWESVGAKFVDDVVPHEMRKLYLLNGSHSLMAYCAPVLGLETVYQAINDPRVLGWVNAFWDDAVQQVPLPDAEKQAYRAALLERFTNPRMKDQLARIAADGTQKLPIRIVPHLKAFAAAGKVATGATRPVAGWVLHLRGVGAPVNDAAASALVNEVRSGDLDSAVHAVLRFLQIDDEQIAATVLSQAQEMEAMRA, encoded by the coding sequence GTGAGCCGCATCCTGAACCGCGCCCAGGACGGCCGGCCCGCCGCGCCGATCCGGATCGTCCACCTGGGCATCGGCAACTTCACTCGCGCCCACCAGGCGTGGTACACCGAGCACGCCAGCGACGCCGACCAGTGGGGCATCGCGGGCTTCCCCGGACGCACCACCTTGCGGCCCCGAGTCTCGCCGCGCGACGATGCCCTGGACGCCCAAGAGGGGCTCTACCAGCTGGACATTCAGGCTCCCGAGGGCGATCGGGTCGAGGTGATCAGCTCGATCAGCGCGTCCTTCCGTTCGCACGACATCGAGTCCTGGATGACACTGTTCGCCGACCCGCAGGTGGTCATCGTCACCTCGACGATCACCGAGGCCGGCTACTGCCGCAACCCGCAGGGCGATCTTGATCTGGGCAATCCGGAGCTGATCGCCGATCTGGACAAGTTGAAGTCGGGCCAGCTCGACGAGCCGGTGTTCACCGGACCGGCGAAGTTCGTCCGGGGCCTGTTGGCCCGCCGGGCCGCCGGCGCCGGTGCGATCACCTTCGTGCCGTGCGACAACGTGCCGGAGAACGGCACGATGGCCGAGACCGTTATCCGGCAGGCCGCCGACTACGTCGATGCGAGCCTGCTGGAGTGGATCGACGAGAATGTCGGATTCGTGACCACGATGGTCGACCGCATCACCCCGCATACCAGCGAGGAAGACGCCGCCCGGGTCGCCGAACTGACCGGAATCGTCGACCCCGGGCTGGTGGTCTGCGAACCCTTCGCCGAGTGGGTGCTGGCAGGCGAATTCAAGGCGGGCCATCCAGACTGGGAGAGCGTCGGCGCCAAGTTCGTGGACGACGTGGTTCCCCATGAGATGCGCAAGCTCTACTTGCTCAATGGCTCGCATTCGCTGATGGCCTACTGCGCTCCGGTGCTCGGGTTGGAGACCGTCTACCAGGCGATCAACGATCCGCGGGTGCTCGGCTGGGTCAACGCCTTCTGGGACGATGCGGTGCAGCAGGTTCCGTTGCCTGACGCCGAGAAGCAGGCGTATCGCGCGGCGTTGCTGGAGCGGTTCACCAATCCGCGGATGAAGGATCAGCTGGCCCGCATCGCTGCCGACGGCACCCAGAAGCTGCCGATCCGGATCGTGCCGCATCTCAAGGCGTTCGCCGCTGCGGGCAAGGTCGCCACCGGAGCAACTCGTCCGGTCGCGGGCTGGGTGCTGCATCTGCGGGGTGTCGGCGCCCCGGTCAATGATGCGGCCGCGTCCGCACTGGTCAACGAGGTGCGCTCCGGCGACCTGGACAGCGCGGTGCATGCCGTGCTGCGCTTCCTGCAGATCGACGACGAGCAGATCGCCGCCACCGTGCTCAGCCAGGCCCAGGAGATGGAGGCCATGCGCGCCTGA
- a CDS encoding acyl-CoA thioesterase: protein MTGVFVADVQLRWTDLDAQGHVNNVMVADYLQQARAEFMLSGDAGEMIEDGLVVVAHQISYRNPIHYSDDPLRAELWVAEVGAARLVIAYRLIQDDSLCVEARTVLCPYDFERMVPRRLTRRERGFFTAWLDENTAPLPELVAPELAGRGKITPVQVRWSDPDRYQHVNNVRYLDYVLAGRVDMTSHADPSMARVAMGNADAARWLIARQDIDYLVQMMFRLEPFHVLTAPVHLGTSSIVLATEIVDPDDGIVHAKARTVLVCADEAGHKRPLPDAARAALEKLLTTQ from the coding sequence ATGACCGGGGTTTTCGTCGCTGACGTTCAGCTGCGCTGGACCGATCTGGACGCCCAGGGCCATGTCAACAACGTCATGGTGGCCGACTATCTGCAGCAGGCGCGCGCCGAGTTCATGCTGTCGGGTGATGCCGGCGAGATGATCGAGGACGGCCTTGTGGTGGTCGCCCATCAGATCTCCTACCGCAACCCGATCCACTACAGCGACGATCCGTTGCGCGCCGAGCTGTGGGTGGCCGAGGTGGGCGCCGCACGCCTGGTGATCGCCTACCGGCTGATCCAGGACGACAGCCTGTGCGTCGAGGCGCGCACGGTCTTGTGCCCCTACGACTTCGAGCGGATGGTGCCGCGGCGGCTCACCCGCCGGGAGCGCGGGTTCTTCACCGCCTGGCTGGACGAGAACACCGCGCCGCTGCCCGAGCTGGTTGCTCCCGAACTCGCGGGCCGGGGCAAGATCACCCCGGTGCAGGTGCGCTGGTCGGACCCCGACCGCTATCAGCACGTCAACAATGTGCGCTATCTCGACTATGTGCTGGCCGGGCGAGTGGACATGACCTCCCACGCCGATCCGTCGATGGCCCGGGTCGCGATGGGCAACGCCGATGCGGCGCGCTGGTTGATCGCTCGGCAGGACATCGACTATCTGGTGCAGATGATGTTCCGGCTGGAGCCGTTCCATGTGCTGACTGCGCCGGTTCACCTGGGCACGAGTTCGATCGTGCTGGCCACCGAGATCGTCGATCCGGACGACGGCATCGTCCATGCCAAGGCCCGCACCGTGCTCGTCTGTGCCGATGAGGCCGGCCACAAACGTCCCTTGCCCGATGCCGCCCGCGCGGCGCTGGAAAAGCTACTGACCACCCAGTGA
- the gndA gene encoding NADP-dependent phosphogluconate dehydrogenase has protein sequence MSEKANIGVVGMAVMGSNLARNLAHKGFTVAIFNRTYAKTQQVLADHGNEGKFIGSESIADFVASIEHPRSIIIMVKAGAATDATIEELLPYLEPGDIILDAGNAYFRDTIRREKEISAKGFHFVGTGVSGGEYGALTGPSIMPGGTPESYKIVGPMLEAISAHVGDEPCCAWIGPNGAGHFVKMIHNGIEYSDMQVIGEAWELLKAAGIGNAEAAEIFKSWNEGELSSYLIEITADVLSQTDPQTGGSLVDVIKDRAGMKGTGTWTVQTALELGVPVNGIAESVFARAESSHDDLRAVAQQTLQGPDRTLQVPDKDAFVEDVRQALWASKVVAYSQGFDEIRTGGMEFGWNINVADCAKIWRDGCIIRAKLLENIRKEYSADPDLVSLMCAPSIAPQLAQYNDAWRRVVSAAVQSGVSAPVFSSSLAYYDMARAPRNNAALTQGLRDYFGSHTYERVDQPGHFHLDWSGDRSEVKTSDD, from the coding sequence ATGTCAGAGAAGGCCAATATCGGCGTCGTCGGTATGGCGGTGATGGGCTCAAACTTGGCCCGTAACCTCGCCCACAAGGGGTTCACCGTTGCGATCTTCAATCGCACCTACGCCAAGACTCAGCAGGTCCTGGCCGATCACGGCAACGAGGGCAAGTTCATCGGTTCGGAGTCGATCGCCGATTTCGTGGCCTCGATCGAGCATCCGCGCTCCATCATCATCATGGTCAAGGCCGGTGCCGCCACTGACGCGACCATCGAGGAGCTGCTTCCCTATCTCGAGCCCGGCGACATCATTCTGGACGCCGGCAATGCCTACTTCCGCGACACCATCCGCCGCGAGAAGGAGATCTCGGCCAAGGGCTTCCACTTCGTCGGCACCGGCGTGTCCGGCGGCGAGTACGGCGCCCTGACCGGCCCGTCCATCATGCCCGGCGGCACCCCGGAGAGCTACAAGATCGTCGGCCCGATGCTGGAGGCCATCTCCGCCCATGTGGGCGACGAGCCCTGTTGCGCCTGGATCGGCCCGAACGGCGCCGGCCACTTCGTCAAGATGATCCACAACGGCATCGAGTACTCCGACATGCAGGTCATCGGTGAGGCCTGGGAGCTGCTGAAGGCCGCCGGTATCGGCAATGCCGAGGCCGCGGAGATCTTCAAGAGCTGGAACGAAGGTGAGCTGTCGAGCTACCTGATCGAGATCACCGCCGATGTGCTGAGCCAGACCGATCCGCAGACCGGCGGCTCCCTGGTCGACGTGATCAAGGATCGGGCTGGGATGAAGGGCACCGGCACCTGGACGGTGCAGACCGCCCTCGAGCTGGGCGTTCCGGTCAATGGCATCGCCGAATCGGTCTTCGCACGGGCCGAGTCGAGCCACGACGATCTGCGCGCCGTCGCACAGCAGACGCTGCAGGGCCCCGACCGTACGCTTCAGGTGCCCGACAAGGATGCGTTCGTCGAAGACGTCCGGCAGGCGCTGTGGGCATCCAAGGTGGTCGCCTACTCCCAAGGCTTCGACGAGATCCGCACCGGCGGCATGGAATTCGGCTGGAACATCAACGTCGCCGACTGCGCCAAGATCTGGCGTGACGGCTGCATCATCCGCGCCAAGCTGCTGGAGAACATCCGCAAGGAGTACTCGGCCGACCCCGATCTGGTGTCGCTGATGTGCGCCCCGTCCATTGCCCCGCAGCTGGCTCAGTACAACGACGCCTGGCGCCGGGTGGTGTCGGCCGCCGTGCAGTCCGGTGTGTCGGCTCCGGTCTTCTCGAGCTCGCTGGCGTACTACGACATGGCGCGGGCACCTCGCAACAATGCCGCTCTGACCCAGGGCCTGCGTGACTACTTCGGTTCGCACACCTACGAGCGTGTCGATCAGCCGGGCCACTTCCATCTGGATTGGTCGGGCGACCGCTCCGAGGTGAAGACCTCGGACGACTGA
- a CDS encoding lactate racemase domain-containing protein, which produces MSIPTVGGPGYHIGVEEFEGFVAAAIGDVDLAGKSVCLIIPDDTRGCPMPRILRAVYKAVAGKAASLTCIIALGTHEYMEPDEIALWAAGDPKADLGAVYPGMPIINHLWKDPEQLVDVGHISGERISELSGGRLDIGTDVLINKTVVEADVKIIVGPILPHEVVGISGGNKYFIPGCAAHELIDMTHWVGALITSAKMIGSPGTTPVRAMINEGAHLIPGEKYCLAFVVKAYSDELESASFGSPEDAWAEQAKVTAQTHIEYVDAPFKNVIAEIPQRYHDIWTAAKGFYKTEPAVADGGETILYAPHITTVSEAHPEIYEIGYHCRDYYVKQWDKFKDVPWGVLAHSTHARGAGSYDPETGVESCRLKLTFATQIPPEVCESINVGYRDPATIPALMEDPEFHVVTDAGEVLFRLASERPKS; this is translated from the coding sequence ATGTCCATACCTACCGTCGGTGGCCCTGGCTACCACATCGGTGTCGAAGAGTTCGAGGGGTTCGTCGCCGCGGCGATCGGCGATGTCGACCTCGCCGGCAAATCCGTGTGCCTGATCATTCCGGACGACACCCGCGGCTGTCCGATGCCTCGCATCCTGCGAGCGGTCTACAAGGCCGTGGCCGGTAAGGCCGCCAGCCTCACCTGCATCATCGCGCTGGGTACCCACGAGTACATGGAGCCGGACGAGATCGCCTTGTGGGCGGCCGGTGATCCGAAGGCGGACCTCGGCGCGGTCTACCCGGGCATGCCGATCATCAACCACCTGTGGAAGGACCCCGAGCAGCTGGTCGATGTCGGTCACATCAGCGGCGAGCGCATCAGTGAGCTGTCCGGGGGTCGTCTCGATATCGGCACCGATGTGCTGATCAACAAGACGGTCGTCGAGGCCGATGTGAAGATCATCGTCGGCCCGATCCTGCCGCACGAGGTGGTCGGCATCTCCGGCGGCAACAAGTACTTCATCCCCGGTTGTGCGGCTCACGAGTTGATCGACATGACCCACTGGGTCGGTGCGCTGATCACGTCGGCGAAGATGATCGGCAGCCCGGGCACCACCCCGGTGCGCGCGATGATCAACGAGGGCGCCCACCTGATCCCGGGCGAGAAGTACTGCCTGGCATTCGTGGTCAAGGCATACTCCGACGAGCTGGAGTCGGCGTCATTCGGCAGCCCCGAGGATGCCTGGGCCGAGCAGGCGAAGGTGACCGCCCAGACCCACATCGAGTACGTCGACGCGCCGTTCAAGAACGTCATCGCGGAGATCCCGCAGCGCTATCACGACATCTGGACCGCAGCCAAGGGCTTCTACAAGACCGAGCCGGCCGTGGCGGACGGCGGCGAGACGATCCTCTACGCCCCGCACATCACGACCGTGTCCGAAGCCCACCCCGAGATCTACGAGATCGGCTACCACTGCCGCGACTACTACGTGAAGCAGTGGGACAAGTTCAAGGACGTGCCGTGGGGCGTACTGGCGCATTCCACCCACGCCCGCGGCGCCGGCAGCTACGATCCCGAAACCGGTGTGGAGAGCTGCCGGCTGAAGCTGACCTTTGCCACCCAGATACCGCCGGAGGTCTGCGAGTCCATCAACGTCGGATACCGCGATCCGGCCACGATCCCTGCGCTCATGGAGGATCCGGAATTCCATGTCGTCACCGATGCCGGTGAGGTGCTCTTCCGGCTGGCTTCGGAGCGGCCCAAGAGCTGA
- the uxaC gene encoding glucuronate isomerase, whose protein sequence is MAPELTLHEDRLFSADGAVRQISRRIYAETKDLPIISPHGHVPPAWMSENLSFGNPTRLLLTPDHYINRILHANGVELSELGVPVTRTDMTEADNRAAWRTFCAHWSDFNGTAMRYWLTDQLVGVFGVTQRPSIETADEIYDTIQAWIDDDNHRPRALMDQFKIEFIATTDDPCDDLHDHEKLAADAEFSAKHRVAPTFRPDKYLTPANPDWNQRVDTLGEVAGVDVSTLAGLTSALENRRAYFKAHGGVSTDHGIQDLDAAYLDAQDAERLYGKARAGEITAAEATALHHHLIMDQVRMATEDGLTLTLHPGAFRDHDRATFEAYGADVGCDIPYAIEVTRATREMLNRFGNHPNLNLVLFTLDEDVYSREIAPLAGFYRSLYIGVPWWFIDAPESIMRFKQSVTEMAGFSRISGMIDDTRAFCSIPARHDMMRRLDAAHLANLVAAHRLDEDEAIEQARKLVVDNPKKVFKL, encoded by the coding sequence ATGGCACCTGAACTGACTTTGCATGAAGACCGCTTGTTCTCTGCGGACGGGGCCGTCCGTCAGATCTCGCGGCGCATCTATGCCGAAACCAAGGACCTGCCCATCATCTCGCCGCACGGCCACGTACCGCCCGCCTGGATGAGCGAGAACCTCTCGTTCGGCAACCCCACGCGGCTGCTGCTGACTCCTGACCACTACATCAACCGCATCCTGCACGCCAACGGCGTCGAACTGTCCGAGCTGGGCGTTCCGGTGACCCGCACCGATATGACCGAGGCCGACAACCGGGCGGCGTGGCGCACCTTCTGTGCACACTGGAGCGATTTCAACGGCACCGCGATGCGGTACTGGCTGACCGATCAGCTGGTGGGTGTCTTCGGCGTGACCCAGCGTCCGAGCATCGAGACCGCCGATGAAATCTACGACACCATCCAGGCCTGGATCGACGACGACAATCATCGTCCGCGTGCCCTGATGGATCAGTTCAAGATCGAGTTCATCGCCACCACCGACGACCCCTGCGACGACCTGCATGACCACGAGAAGCTGGCCGCCGATGCCGAGTTCTCCGCGAAGCATCGCGTGGCGCCGACCTTCCGTCCCGACAAGTACCTGACCCCGGCCAACCCGGACTGGAACCAGCGCGTCGATACGCTCGGTGAGGTGGCCGGCGTCGACGTCAGCACCTTGGCCGGTCTCACGTCGGCCCTGGAGAACCGTCGCGCATACTTCAAGGCTCATGGCGGCGTCAGCACCGACCATGGCATTCAGGACCTTGATGCGGCCTATCTCGATGCGCAGGACGCCGAGCGGCTCTACGGCAAGGCCCGCGCGGGTGAGATCACCGCGGCAGAGGCCACGGCTCTGCATCACCACCTGATCATGGACCAGGTGCGGATGGCCACTGAGGACGGCCTGACTCTGACCCTCCACCCGGGAGCTTTCCGCGATCACGATCGCGCCACCTTCGAGGCTTACGGTGCCGACGTCGGCTGCGACATTCCCTACGCCATCGAGGTCACCCGCGCCACGCGCGAGATGCTCAACAGGTTCGGCAATCATCCGAACCTCAATCTGGTGCTGTTCACCTTGGACGAGGATGTCTACAGCCGCGAGATCGCGCCGCTGGCAGGCTTCTACCGTTCGCTGTACATCGGCGTGCCCTGGTGGTTCATCGATGCCCCCGAGTCGATCATGCGTTTCAAGCAGTCGGTCACCGAGATGGCCGGGTTCAGCCGCATCTCGGGCATGATCGACGACACCCGCGCCTTCTGCTCGATCCCGGCTCGCCACGACATGATGCGCCGGCTCGATGCCGCGCACCTGGCGAACCTCGTGGCGGCGCACCGCCTCGATGAGGACGAGGCCATCGAGCAGGCCCGCAAACTGGTCGTGGACAACCCCAAGAAGGTGTTCAAGCTGTGA